From Brassica oleracea var. oleracea cultivar TO1000 chromosome C3, BOL, whole genome shotgun sequence, a single genomic window includes:
- the LOC106334665 gene encoding cycloeucalenol cycloisomerase gives MRIYLIARTKEEPLSHTRTLSFKSTIVFSRSGGAIIVTGIITMSGTSSGSLWLAANPSKRWGELFFLFYTPFWLTLSLGIVVPYKLYETFTELEYLLLALVSALPAFLIPMLLVGKADRSLPWKDRYWVKANLWIIIFSYVGNYFWTHYFFQVLGASYTFPSWKMNNVPHTTFFMTHACFLFYHVASNITLRRLRHSIAGLPDSLRWSFEAAWILALSYFIAYLETVAIANFPYYEFVDRSAMYKVGCLFYAIYFIVSFPMFFRMGEKPSDEWDLSRVAVDALGAAMLVTIILDLWRLFLGPIVPLPEGQNCLQSGLPWFSR, from the exons ATGAGGATTTATTTGATTGCTCGTACAAAGGAGGAACCTCTCTCGCACACTCGCACTCTCTCTTTTAAGTCAACCATCGTTTTCTCCAGATCCGGCGGAGCCATTATCGTCACAGGGATTATTACTATGTCAG GAACGAGTTCAGGGAGCTTGTGGTTGGCAGCGAACCCGAGCAAGAGATGGGGAGAGCTCTTCTTCCTCTTCTACACTCCTTTCTGGCTCACTCTCTCCTTGGGCATCGTTGTTCCTTACAAGCTCTACGAG ACATTCACGGAGCTGGAGTATCTGCTTCTCGCCTTGGTTTCAGCTCTTCCCGCTTTCCTCATACCCATGTTACTTGTTGGAAAG GCCGACAGAAGCTTACCCTGGAAGGACCGTTACTGGGTTAAG GCGAATCTCTGGATAATTATTTTCAGCTATGTGGGAAACTACTTCTGGACTCACTATTTCTTTCAAGTTCTTGGAGCCTCCTATACATTCCCGTCCTGGAAAATGAATAAC GTGCCTCACACAACATTCTTCATGACGCATGCTTGCTTCCTCTTTTACCACGTTGCGTCCAACATCACTCTCCGAAGGCTACGACATTCCATTGCTGGTTTACCAGATTCTCTTAGATGGTCTTTTGAGGCTGCTTGGATTCTGGCGCTTTCTTATTTCATTGCTTACCTGGAGACTGTTGCTATTGCCAAT TTTCCTTACTATGAGTTTGTGGACCGAAGTGCCATGTACAAAGTTGGATGTTTGTTCTATGCCATCTACTTCATTGTCAGCTTCCCAATGTTCTTCAG GATGGGAGAGAAACCAAGCGATGAGTGGGACTTGTCACGTGTGGCTGTTGATGCTTTAGGTGCTGCTATGTTGGTAACGATCATTCTTGATCTGTGGCGTCTCTTCTTGGGACCTATAGTTCCCCTACCGGAGGGACAAAACTGCCTTCAGTCTGGTTTACCATGGTTCTCCCGGTGA
- the LOC106334667 gene encoding ras-related protein RABE1c-like — translation MGLGLILDSTKNDEPDPYTRGIDFKIRTIELDTEHIKLQIWDTAGQERFRTITTDIRNWIRNIEQHASDNVNKILVGNKADMDESKRAVPTSKGQALADEYGIKFFETSAKTNLNVEEVFFSIAKDIKQRLTDTDSRAEDEKKCNRLFL, via the exons ATGGGTTTGGGTTTGATCTTGGACTCAACGAAGAATGATGAACCAGATCCATATACTCGCGG CATTGATTTTAAGATAAGAACTATTGAGCTTGATACTGAACACATCAAGCTCCAGATTTGGGATACTGCTGGTCAAGAACGTTTTCGAACCATCACCACTG ATATTAGGAACTGGATTCGTAATATCGAACAGCACGCTTCGGATAATGTCAACAAGATCTTGGTAGGGAACAAAGCCGATATGGACGAGAGCAAGAGG GCTGTTCCAACATCAAAGGGTCAAGCACTTGCTGATGAATATGGAATCAAGTTCTTTGAAACA AGTGCCAAAACAAATTTAAATGTGGAAGAGGTTTTCTTCTCGATAGCAAAGGACATTAAGCAGAGACTCACAGATACTGACTCGAGAGCAGAG GATGAAAAGAAGTGTAACCGGTTGTTTTTGTGA